One part of the Candidatus Zixiibacteriota bacterium genome encodes these proteins:
- a CDS encoding BamA/TamA family outer membrane protein, protein MRKLLLLLLIAGHYPSFTEAQTVNRAFLRWMRSDPVIRKIVIEGNNYFEDSEIKKRLYSVERNFWQSVKGDRRSRVQAETQDRDTLEVKYLYLTSGFLNVEVNHVIEVIPEDSSARIRIQVKEGDFFRYGNVRITGNMQEELREEAAEIAERLVLGQPMNPLQMSQVSTDIKTVFANAGYPYAAIDIQLDTASSIPRSDVILAIEADSLVHFGEVEITGIQTYPSYTAERELVVQEGDIYKRDAILRSQRRLYESGYFTTLRLVQADSSTDRLNPDFDLRVRERKPRYITIKTGAGQSTVRDLEWDFSAGFGKRNFFSSRRYDVTAQYSFGLGEDSRLLTHRYLARYTEPWLLKLRIPITIGLEYSPPLRDEVRDFKVRLFGITLETKQRFGDYIRTTLGFEYAWVKFSDFSQSIDSINVRSSEPQRRKLYADLIRDSRDNLFLPRSGSVASLLSEYYGGFLGGDGTFVKIQTSLSGYKVVWPGWISASRARFGLARQFGSSDFVFSDEAQYIGGANSVRGFDENQLGPKDATGTPIGARYIINLNQEFRWKTVQVVRKVPLIGGLFEKLPLWQSIFFDIGNGFLTQWEIALKDLAYTYGTGFQLLTPAGPVRLDYARIIKSEKFDFADRWHFTILYAF, encoded by the coding sequence GTGCGAAAACTCCTTCTTCTGCTGCTCATTGCTGGGCATTATCCATCCTTCACCGAGGCTCAAACTGTCAATCGCGCGTTTTTGCGATGGATGAGAAGCGATCCGGTCATCAGAAAGATAGTAATAGAGGGGAATAATTACTTTGAAGATTCAGAAATCAAAAAGCGACTTTATAGTGTCGAGCGTAACTTTTGGCAGTCTGTTAAGGGGGACAGGCGAAGCCGGGTCCAGGCAGAAACGCAGGATCGTGATACTCTTGAGGTAAAATATCTATATCTGACAAGTGGATTTCTCAATGTAGAAGTAAATCACGTAATTGAGGTTATTCCCGAAGATTCATCTGCGCGTATCCGGATTCAGGTAAAGGAGGGGGATTTCTTTCGATATGGCAATGTCCGAATCACAGGCAATATGCAGGAGGAGCTCCGCGAAGAAGCCGCTGAGATAGCCGAGCGTCTTGTGCTTGGTCAGCCAATGAATCCGCTTCAGATGAGCCAGGTTTCCACGGATATAAAGACAGTATTTGCCAATGCTGGTTATCCCTATGCAGCAATAGATATCCAGCTTGATACCGCATCTTCAATTCCGCGCAGTGATGTCATTCTGGCAATCGAGGCTGACTCTCTGGTGCATTTCGGTGAGGTTGAAATCACCGGAATACAAACCTACCCCTCGTATACAGCCGAGCGCGAGTTGGTTGTTCAGGAAGGAGACATCTATAAACGAGACGCAATTCTCAGATCGCAGAGAAGACTCTACGAGTCAGGTTACTTTACAACCTTGCGGTTGGTACAGGCCGATAGTTCAACAGACAGGCTCAATCCGGATTTTGATTTGAGGGTACGCGAGCGCAAACCGCGTTATATAACCATCAAAACCGGTGCGGGACAATCAACAGTTCGTGATTTGGAATGGGACTTTTCCGCCGGATTCGGCAAGAGAAATTTCTTTAGCTCACGCCGGTATGATGTTACCGCGCAGTATTCGTTCGGCCTGGGTGAAGACTCGCGCTTGCTGACACATCGCTATCTCGCGAGATACACTGAGCCATGGCTTCTCAAACTGCGTATCCCCATTACGATTGGTCTGGAATACAGTCCACCCTTGCGCGATGAGGTGCGTGATTTCAAAGTTCGGCTTTTCGGAATAACCCTTGAAACCAAACAGCGTTTCGGAGATTATATTCGAACCACCCTTGGCTTTGAATACGCCTGGGTGAAATTCTCAGACTTTAGCCAATCGATTGATTCTATCAATGTTAGATCATCAGAACCCCAGCGGAGAAAGCTGTACGCTGATCTGATTCGTGACTCAAGAGACAATCTCTTTTTGCCCCGAAGCGGCTCGGTGGCATCGCTTTTATCAGAATATTACGGCGGTTTTTTGGGAGGGGATGGTACATTTGTCAAAATTCAAACCAGTCTATCGGGTTACAAAGTTGTCTGGCCGGGCTGGATTTCAGCGAGTAGGGCGCGGTTCGGTTTGGCGCGTCAATTCGGCAGTTCCGATTTTGTATTTAGCGATGAAGCGCAATATATCGGAGGAGCAAATTCTGTGCGCGGTTTCGACGAAAACCAGTTGGGTCCTAAAGACGCGACCGGAACCCCGATAGGCGCCCGGTATATCATAAATTTGAACCAAGAGTTTCGATGGAAAACTGTACAAGTTGTCCGCAAAGTACCGCTCATCGGCGGCCTCTTCGAGAAGCTCCCGCTGTGGCAATCTATCTTTTTCGATATCGGAAATGGATTTCTTACCCAATGGGAGATTGCGCTAAAGGATCTCGCGTACACCTATGGAACCGGTTTTCAGCTTCTCACCCCGGCAGGACCGGTCCGGCTTGACTATGCCAGAATCATTAAAAGCGAAAAATTTGATTTTGCTGATCGCTGGCACTTCACTATATTGTATGCGTTCTAA
- a CDS encoding aminotransferase class IV: MKDSLRGIDVATSINGKLVRHEKAVVSVFDNALLYAQGLFETFLVIDNRIIFVSDHLERLYTGAKVIDLKIPISKTTLIEWMNLTLKAHPSRIKKLRLTITAGESARWLGTQGAPQIILSAASHTMPVNPFTLFLSTFKVDQKSIFRRIKTISYAIQATALDEAKRHKCDDALMLNEKKHAAEVTSANFFWVKRNRIYTPSLDDGCLDGVTRRHVFKACQKLNFRLIEKSGTLTEILKADEIFISSSLKLIVGVAKLKHSNTVSLFPAGPVTDSLSQEFRHLVRL, translated from the coding sequence GTGAAAGATTCACTTCGCGGCATAGATGTGGCCACTTCGATAAATGGAAAACTGGTGAGACATGAAAAGGCTGTCGTTTCTGTCTTCGACAACGCTCTCCTCTATGCACAGGGGTTATTTGAAACCTTTTTGGTGATTGATAATCGAATCATATTTGTCAGCGACCACTTGGAGCGTCTGTATACAGGGGCGAAAGTTATCGATCTCAAAATACCGATCAGCAAGACAACGCTGATTGAGTGGATGAATCTTACGTTGAAAGCACATCCGTCGCGAATCAAAAAACTGCGATTGACAATAACCGCTGGAGAATCTGCCCGGTGGCTCGGCACGCAGGGCGCGCCGCAAATCATTCTCAGCGCGGCGAGTCACACAATGCCTGTCAACCCGTTTACACTCTTCCTCTCAACTTTTAAGGTCGATCAGAAATCAATTTTCAGACGGATAAAAACTATTTCATACGCCATTCAGGCGACCGCTCTCGATGAGGCCAAACGACACAAGTGCGATGACGCGCTTATGCTCAACGAAAAAAAACACGCCGCCGAAGTAACATCTGCTAATTTCTTCTGGGTGAAACGCAACCGCATCTACACACCCTCGCTTGACGATGGCTGTCTTGACGGGGTGACGCGGCGGCACGTATTTAAGGCCTGTCAGAAATTGAATTTTCGTTTAATTGAGAAAAGCGGCACCCTCACAGAAATTCTCAAAGCGGATGAAATCTTCATATCGAGCTCTTTAAAACTCATTGTGGGGGTTGCTAAGCTCAAGCACAGTAATA
- a CDS encoding S1C family serine protease, protein MYALFLAVFFSYSPSQAQSPLNNLESGLSDLVVRLSQSIVTVEAAQTFEAGNLSATTSKAFQRLIASGIVCDTSGHIIVAASSVHGYDRFTIIFENRKVAAKLVGVDFCNRIAVLKPERAIGQPVKIAERQLCAGSMVIALGNAYGLRASPTLGFCAGTRQDGSLQFSLPVTSGSAGGGVFDLSGRLLGVITGGVDQDDRLAVAIPSIQIPKIVSFLIEHGDRQAGHIGLSSADVEISPAFDIKSSLVMAKSGGQPSIRIDRGVVVTGVGNQSPAERAGLRKGDIVIGVNGRPITLAAELYNIVRQSCPGNSLEIDLIRNSHPLTIAVVVGNKSIKPQSAAQSFSANESLAADSLLNILNFLKAEITRLEERLNIVD, encoded by the coding sequence ATGTACGCATTATTTCTGGCGGTCTTTTTTTCATACAGCCCCTCTCAGGCTCAATCACCTCTGAACAACTTGGAATCGGGACTTTCCGATCTGGTCGTCCGTTTATCGCAGTCTATCGTTACAGTCGAAGCAGCACAAACATTCGAAGCTGGCAATCTTTCTGCGACAACCTCAAAAGCGTTTCAGCGTCTTATTGCATCCGGAATTGTGTGTGACACGTCTGGTCATATCATTGTTGCCGCCTCAAGCGTACATGGTTATGATCGATTCACGATTATTTTCGAGAACCGCAAAGTCGCCGCCAAGCTGGTTGGGGTCGATTTCTGTAATAGAATCGCTGTACTCAAACCAGAACGGGCAATTGGCCAGCCGGTCAAAATCGCGGAACGTCAGCTTTGCGCTGGTTCAATGGTAATCGCGCTTGGAAATGCCTATGGTCTTCGGGCCTCACCCACACTTGGATTTTGCGCTGGGACTCGTCAGGATGGCAGTCTTCAATTTTCGCTTCCAGTAACCTCAGGAAGTGCTGGCGGCGGGGTTTTTGATCTTTCGGGCAGGTTGCTTGGTGTTATAACCGGGGGAGTGGATCAGGATGACCGTCTCGCCGTAGCTATCCCGTCGATTCAAATCCCAAAAATTGTAAGTTTTCTGATAGAGCACGGAGACCGGCAGGCTGGCCACATTGGTCTGTCATCAGCCGATGTTGAGATATCTCCGGCCTTTGATATTAAATCCTCCTTGGTGATGGCCAAATCAGGAGGTCAGCCCTCGATTCGTATTGACCGGGGAGTGGTTGTGACTGGTGTGGGTAATCAGTCACCGGCTGAGCGGGCTGGACTAAGAAAAGGTGACATCGTTATCGGCGTCAATGGTCGACCGATAACTCTGGCCGCTGAGTTATATAACATTGTTAGACAAAGCTGTCCGGGGAATTCGCTCGAGATTGATCTTATCAGAAATAGTCATCCTCTCACTATAGCTGTCGTAGTGGGGAATAAGTCGATAAAACCCCAATCCGCGGCCCAGTCTTTTTCAGCAAACGAATCATTGGCCGCAGATTCACTTCTCAATATCCTCAATTTCCTCAAGGCTGAAATCACCAGACTTGAAGAGCGATTAAATATCGTCGATTAG
- a CDS encoding sigma-70 family RNA polymerase sigma factor encodes MSKGTEKDIDFALIRAVQNGDMVAFNGLVDRYKERLMNVIGRMLSSTEEAEDIVQETFVRVYQHRQSFNFQHCFSTWIYTICLNLARNELRKRKKFKFYDINEMQGNEAEFAVEAKLPSRLPQAIDTAVKGLPEKYRLAFILRDVQEMPYEEVAQVLGVPLGTVKSRVNRARLILRDKLQPRMEEYNALSKSTLLPVSFL; translated from the coding sequence ATGTCAAAAGGAACAGAAAAAGATATTGATTTTGCGCTTATAAGGGCCGTCCAGAACGGGGACATGGTTGCCTTTAATGGTTTAGTGGATCGGTATAAAGAACGTCTCATGAATGTCATCGGCCGCATGCTCTCCTCCACGGAAGAGGCTGAAGACATTGTCCAGGAAACCTTCGTTCGGGTTTACCAGCATCGCCAATCATTTAATTTTCAGCATTGTTTTTCCACGTGGATTTACACGATTTGCTTGAATCTTGCGCGAAACGAACTTCGCAAACGCAAGAAATTCAAATTTTACGATATCAATGAAATGCAAGGGAACGAAGCGGAGTTTGCCGTTGAAGCGAAGCTTCCGAGTCGGCTTCCGCAGGCCATTGACACCGCGGTAAAGGGTCTTCCCGAGAAATACCGGCTCGCCTTTATTCTCCGCGATGTGCAAGAAATGCCGTATGAAGAGGTTGCACAGGTTCTTGGGGTACCGCTGGGAACTGTCAAATCACGTGTCAATCGGGCACGTCTGATTTTGCGTGATAAATTACAGCCGAGAATGGAGGAATATAATGCACTGTCGAAAAGTACGCTCCTTCCTGTCAGCTTTCTCTAA
- a CDS encoding translocation/assembly module TamB domain-containing protein has translation MKLFFKVLLVGICIVFIGIAALSYYLINAGGIERLTISQINKLLGEDSRFIVSLGSIGGNFYSGISVDDLSVRYSDSDISFTLLQVPRVTADYSIMNLIDADYRFNLISLDSPIVELHRDSSGRFIGLASLNQRPDSAPKGTPAIVISDFRLKNAFVSLIDPADSLTIYDLNLNAELLTEGGTYTGNIRELYFKSNRPGLELTDAGGKLTVAEKNIVFKDLRLVQNESRVKLDGALALGSMSGNVTLDANNLNLAELSPLIRANLKGIIDLTGDIELDSGSIRGSLSLGGKFQKVDLENLMIDFRYANKHLTLDTVYGTILGSTAVDGRGEVDFSKSDKEYSVSAYVSNFNLQSLISSSFVSDLNGQIELSGRSFKTSELELSITVDIHESSFDNYPIHYTSGDMVVTADSILFVEGFQVNFYENEFVVGGKVEYRDEIDLRVDARLGSLERWKDKFFLKDIGGRAEGNVWFTGETKNPNISGVLRSDSIRVYGLLTDSLTSEFKILRMLTAPAGTVQFNTASGSLWALAFDSSSGLLEVDSGSVHFDSLDLYLPSVAFSAGGNVQFEGQQKRITVDNFQTVLFDRTLHNRSPLVFEADDKGFDFRRFTVGDTLSELTVTGRLNFNESLDLRLSIAYLPLEHWLSLLKREIPLSGNLTSEASVRGSFNNPIISLYASVDSMVYNQHYVGMTTLSAIYENNLVTLDTFKIESSPGDLVANGTFSADLSLRNGVEERLLDRPIDLTVRASQNNFDLLLLALPSIEEMGGDFSAQFKLSGTPNDPHLQGKALLKNGWLKYLDLVDTLYFDSSLIEMVNNQVVLDDVSFYIKNPRHKNRKSYVDLDGSLNVLTLDSLYLDINVSLPREVPFRYELEEIDGVVEGDLHIEGFLPPKVTGDLQILSAMYRVNFADANQGSPLMSALSSGDRSWDFDLNIEIISNYWIKNDDIDAEFSGNVNIIRTNGSDRLLGEMEILRGKAYLFDKTFQLEPGGTVAFTGSEALNPNLDIVACTRIPGQRLDSAESSEQLELCIHVTGTLENPEINPAEDSPFNREDIFPLLVANYYAGDSTRAQNNIEQRISTIVSNQFSQLGTRRLGQLVGVETFEIDPTSSGSFDLRKTSVTLGFYTAPNLYVYGRSATTGQEVGFEYRFRKGFTFEGRRDDEDLYHVNLKLHWEY, from the coding sequence ATGAAGCTCTTTTTCAAGGTTCTGCTTGTCGGAATCTGTATTGTATTTATTGGAATAGCCGCTCTGTCATACTATCTCATAAATGCTGGCGGCATAGAGCGTCTCACCATCTCTCAAATCAACAAACTGCTCGGGGAGGACTCTCGATTTATCGTATCATTGGGCTCTATCGGAGGAAATTTCTACTCTGGGATATCTGTCGATGATCTTTCCGTCAGATACAGCGATTCAGATATTTCCTTTACGCTGCTTCAGGTTCCTCGTGTGACGGCAGATTATTCTATCATGAATTTGATCGATGCCGATTACCGTTTCAATCTCATTTCGCTGGACTCACCCATAGTTGAATTACATCGAGACAGCTCAGGGCGTTTTATCGGACTTGCTTCTCTGAACCAAAGGCCGGATTCAGCGCCTAAGGGAACACCGGCGATTGTCATTAGTGATTTTCGTCTGAAGAATGCATTCGTATCCCTGATCGATCCGGCTGATTCTCTCACAATCTATGATCTTAATCTCAATGCCGAGCTCTTGACAGAAGGCGGAACCTATACAGGAAATATCCGTGAGCTCTATTTTAAATCAAATCGCCCAGGACTTGAATTGACCGATGCCGGAGGCAAGCTAACGGTCGCGGAGAAGAATATTGTATTTAAGGACTTGCGGCTTGTCCAAAATGAGTCGAGAGTTAAGCTTGATGGCGCACTTGCCCTTGGCTCGATGAGCGGGAATGTGACGCTCGATGCCAACAATTTGAACTTGGCCGAACTATCTCCCTTGATCCGGGCAAACCTCAAGGGGATAATTGACCTTACTGGAGATATCGAACTCGATTCTGGATCTATTCGTGGCTCACTGTCTCTCGGCGGAAAATTCCAAAAAGTCGATCTGGAAAACCTCATGATAGATTTTCGGTATGCAAACAAGCATCTCACACTGGATACGGTCTATGGCACAATCCTCGGATCGACAGCCGTCGATGGACGGGGAGAAGTAGACTTCTCGAAGTCTGACAAAGAGTATTCTGTTTCAGCATATGTGAGCAACTTCAATTTGCAGTCACTCATCTCGTCCAGCTTTGTATCTGACCTCAACGGCCAGATTGAACTGTCTGGCCGGTCATTCAAGACATCTGAACTAGAGCTTTCAATAACTGTAGATATTCACGAATCATCGTTTGACAACTATCCGATTCACTATACCAGTGGTGATATGGTGGTTACCGCCGATTCAATCTTATTTGTCGAGGGATTTCAGGTTAATTTCTATGAGAATGAATTTGTTGTAGGCGGAAAAGTGGAATATCGGGATGAGATAGATTTGCGTGTCGATGCCAGGCTGGGAAGTCTCGAGAGGTGGAAGGACAAGTTTTTTCTTAAGGATATTGGCGGCCGTGCTGAGGGGAACGTTTGGTTTACGGGTGAGACAAAAAATCCAAACATTTCCGGTGTTCTGCGCTCAGACTCAATCAGGGTGTACGGACTATTGACCGATAGTCTCACATCTGAATTCAAAATCTTACGCATGCTTACTGCGCCTGCTGGCACTGTTCAATTCAACACCGCAAGCGGCAGCTTATGGGCTTTGGCTTTCGACAGCAGTTCGGGCTTGCTCGAGGTTGATTCCGGTTCAGTTCATTTTGATTCTCTTGATTTATACCTACCGTCGGTTGCATTCTCTGCGGGAGGAAACGTTCAATTTGAAGGACAGCAGAAAAGAATCACGGTTGACAACTTTCAGACAGTGCTTTTTGATCGCACACTTCACAATCGTTCTCCGCTTGTATTCGAAGCCGACGACAAAGGCTTCGATTTTAGGCGCTTCACTGTAGGTGACACGTTATCCGAATTGACTGTAACTGGCAGACTAAACTTTAACGAGTCATTGGATCTTCGTCTATCCATCGCTTATCTCCCTTTAGAGCACTGGCTTTCTTTGTTGAAGAGAGAGATTCCGCTTTCAGGAAACCTGACAAGCGAAGCATCTGTCAGAGGGAGCTTTAACAATCCAATAATAAGTCTTTATGCCTCGGTTGATTCTATGGTTTATAACCAACATTATGTCGGCATGACTACCCTGTCAGCGATTTATGAAAACAATCTCGTGACTCTCGATACCTTCAAAATTGAATCTTCGCCGGGTGATCTTGTAGCGAACGGAACATTCTCAGCCGATCTCTCGCTACGCAACGGTGTCGAGGAGCGGTTGCTTGACAGGCCGATCGATCTGACGGTGAGAGCAAGCCAGAACAATTTTGATTTGTTGCTGCTTGCGCTCCCTTCAATCGAAGAAATGGGCGGCGATTTCTCAGCCCAATTCAAGCTCAGCGGAACTCCAAATGACCCGCACCTTCAGGGAAAGGCGCTGTTGAAAAACGGCTGGCTCAAGTATCTTGATTTGGTCGATACGCTCTACTTTGATTCAAGTTTGATAGAGATGGTCAATAACCAGGTCGTTCTTGATGATGTGTCATTCTATATTAAAAACCCGCGCCACAAAAATAGAAAGAGTTATGTCGACCTTGACGGCAGTCTCAATGTACTAACGCTTGACAGTCTCTACCTTGATATCAATGTCAGTCTTCCGCGTGAAGTTCCATTTCGCTATGAACTTGAGGAGATAGACGGTGTCGTCGAGGGAGACCTCCACATTGAAGGATTTCTCCCGCCTAAAGTTACCGGTGATCTACAGATTCTCTCGGCCATGTATAGAGTGAACTTTGCCGATGCCAACCAGGGTTCGCCGCTTATGTCGGCGCTTTCATCTGGCGACCGGAGCTGGGACTTTGACCTCAATATTGAGATTATCTCCAATTATTGGATAAAAAACGATGACATCGACGCCGAATTTTCTGGAAATGTCAATATTATCCGCACCAATGGAAGTGACAGACTTCTCGGAGAAATGGAAATTCTGCGAGGAAAGGCTTATCTGTTCGACAAGACATTCCAGCTTGAACCGGGTGGGACTGTAGCGTTTACGGGAAGTGAGGCACTCAATCCGAATTTGGATATTGTCGCATGCACTCGCATTCCGGGGCAGCGTTTAGACAGCGCGGAGTCATCGGAGCAGCTTGAGTTGTGCATCCACGTTACCGGAACCCTCGAAAATCCTGAGATTAATCCAGCCGAAGATTCTCCTTTCAATCGGGAAGATATCTTCCCATTGCTGGTTGCAAATTACTATGCGGGCGATTCGACCCGGGCTCAAAATAATATTGAACAAAGAATATCTACCATAGTCTCTAATCAGTTTTCGCAGCTTGGAACGAGGCGGTTGGGCCAGTTGGTCGGCGTAGAAACTTTCGAAATAGATCCGACATCGAGCGGCAGTTTTGATCTAAGAAAAACATCGGTCACGCTGGGCTTTTATACTGCGCCGAACCTCTACGTCTATGGCAGATCTGCAACAACCGGGCAGGAGGTTGGATTCGAGTATCGCTTCCGAAAGGGATTTACATTTGAGGGCCGACGAGACGATGAAGACCTCTATCACGTGAACCTCAAATTGCATTGGGAGTATTAG
- a CDS encoding DUF401 family protein, which translates to MDGLKLLVIFIVILYALYRKFSVGVTMLFAAVLTALLYQVEFPRLVQAMKILVLSGDLLLLTAIVILVTILGALLKDLGYLQRLSHACQGLYGGKRTAVTILPPLVGLMPMPGGSLLSAPLVENVLADGNYLPEFKVSANYWFRHMVEFSWPIYPGIILAHAITGMSIGQIALLQLPLAIIMLVLGLICFTRKIEPSKNRPVSLPITIVGILEAIWPIGLAMALFGVFGVNLSLALVVSIVSVLLINRPSRKSTTASFRSGFSYSLVLLIFGILTFQMVLDLSGAVGSIPALAQRYALPSELVIFLVCFTIGLLTSMSSGVVGLGYILLAGFLYDPILSPSSILLAYLSGYIGMMLSPTHLCLVLTTDYFKANLGAVYRTIIPPLLLLSGLGFLLYLSPWGRIINSYVVVIK; encoded by the coding sequence ATGGATGGACTCAAGCTTCTCGTAATTTTCATCGTTATCCTGTACGCCCTGTACCGCAAATTTTCAGTCGGTGTGACGATGCTCTTTGCCGCGGTACTGACCGCCTTGCTCTATCAGGTGGAATTTCCACGACTTGTGCAGGCTATGAAAATTTTGGTTCTCTCAGGAGATCTTCTTCTGCTGACAGCTATTGTCATTCTTGTCACTATCCTCGGCGCCCTTTTGAAAGACCTTGGTTATCTTCAGAGGCTTTCACATGCCTGTCAGGGACTCTATGGCGGCAAACGAACTGCGGTGACTATCTTGCCGCCATTAGTCGGTCTGATGCCTATGCCCGGCGGTTCGCTTCTATCTGCGCCGCTTGTTGAAAATGTGCTTGCCGACGGCAATTACTTACCGGAGTTTAAAGTATCAGCCAACTATTGGTTTCGTCACATGGTCGAATTTTCATGGCCAATCTATCCGGGGATTATATTGGCCCATGCCATCACTGGTATGTCCATCGGTCAGATTGCGCTCCTACAATTACCGCTGGCGATTATCATGCTCGTGCTTGGTCTGATATGTTTCACACGGAAAATTGAGCCATCGAAAAACCGTCCGGTAAGTCTGCCCATTACCATAGTCGGGATTCTTGAAGCGATTTGGCCGATTGGACTGGCGATGGCTCTCTTTGGTGTTTTTGGAGTGAATTTGTCGCTCGCGCTTGTTGTGTCGATTGTGTCAGTGTTGCTTATCAACCGCCCGAGCCGCAAGAGTACTACAGCTTCGTTCAGAAGCGGGTTTTCTTATTCGCTTGTCCTGCTTATCTTCGGTATTCTGACTTTTCAAATGGTACTGGATCTATCCGGGGCGGTCGGTTCCATTCCGGCTTTGGCGCAAAGATACGCCCTTCCGTCTGAACTTGTGATTTTTCTGGTCTGTTTTACCATTGGACTGCTGACATCGATGTCATCCGGGGTTGTCGGTTTGGGCTACATTCTATTGGCCGGATTTCTGTATGACCCGATACTCTCGCCATCGTCTATTCTGTTAGCCTATTTGTCAGGGTATATTGGTATGATGCTCTCGCCCACGCACCTTTGTCTTGTTCTTACCACTGATTATTTTAAGGCAAATCTTGGGGCCGTCTATAGAACCATAATCCCACCATTATTATTGCTCTCTGGATTAGGATTTTTATTGTATTTAAGTCCGTGGGGGCGTATAATTAATAGTTATGTTGTTGTAATCAAATAA
- a CDS encoding anthranilate synthase component I family protein → MRTFAHDKNVQESRPLELFRPLSHRPGAVWLDSSLKIGDRGSQSFIACNPTAELRVQNGCVLERRKGVLREITKGGVTQLLDYLEAIIRNSKQTALGFISYEGMLPLINLTTNQRESSFPSACFYLYDSVMSFEHRAHESSQNKTTTHSDNFCHEHGEKESIAGDPTQSPATLLAHPKWPEYERSVKLLKRHIYEGDIYQANFTAGFNIRSNTDPLTVYNRLRQLNPAPYSAYLNCGTYQILSSSPERLLKKNGTRLTSSPIKGTIERGSTLAAQESNVLTLLSSAKDRAELLMIVDLVRNDLGKFAKPGTVSVDRLYGCEIYSSLIHLVADISCELPDNVTLGQIMTALAPGGSITGTPKKRAAEILLENESEPRGVYTGAIGYISAETAEFNIAIRTLTCRNGIYTAHAGGGIVADSDAHSEYAEMMLKAKNQLLAVGATL, encoded by the coding sequence ATGCGAACATTTGCTCATGACAAAAATGTACAAGAGAGCCGCCCCTTGGAACTCTTTCGTCCGCTTTCACACCGGCCCGGCGCGGTGTGGCTTGACTCATCGCTGAAAATCGGCGATCGAGGGAGCCAGTCGTTTATTGCATGTAACCCAACAGCCGAATTAAGAGTTCAAAACGGTTGCGTTCTTGAAAGAAGAAAAGGGGTTTTGCGCGAAATTACAAAAGGCGGGGTAACGCAACTGCTTGATTATCTTGAAGCAATCATACGAAATTCCAAACAAACTGCCCTTGGCTTTATCAGTTACGAAGGTATGCTGCCACTGATTAACCTCACAACAAATCAGCGTGAATCTTCTTTTCCTTCGGCATGTTTTTATCTATATGATTCGGTTATGAGTTTCGAACATAGAGCACATGAAAGTTCTCAAAACAAAACAACTACACATTCCGACAATTTTTGTCATGAACATGGTGAAAAAGAGTCAATCGCAGGCGACCCGACTCAATCTCCTGCCACCCTATTGGCACACCCTAAATGGCCTGAATATGAACGCTCGGTAAAATTGCTTAAACGACATATATACGAGGGTGACATCTATCAGGCAAATTTCACCGCCGGTTTTAATATTAGGAGCAACACCGATCCTTTGACAGTCTACAATCGCCTGCGACAATTAAACCCTGCGCCGTATTCGGCTTATCTCAACTGTGGCACCTACCAGATTCTTTCTTCTTCACCGGAGCGACTGCTGAAGAAAAATGGAACACGGCTGACATCATCACCCATCAAAGGGACAATCGAGCGCGGCTCTACACTGGCAGCGCAGGAATCAAATGTCCTCACCTTATTAAGTTCAGCCAAAGACCGGGCTGAACTGCTGATGATCGTCGACCTTGTGCGCAACGATTTGGGAAAATTCGCCAAGCCCGGCACGGTGTCTGTGGACCGTCTGTACGGCTGCGAAATATATTCATCCCTTATCCACCTGGTTGCCGATATTTCATGCGAATTGCCGGACAATGTGACACTCGGTCAAATCATGACAGCCCTTGCCCCGGGGGGCTCGATTACGGGCACACCGAAAAAACGCGCGGCGGAAATACTGTTGGAAAATGAATCCGAGCCTCGCGGGGTATATACCGGGGCAATTGGATATATTTCCGCCGAAACCGCTGAATTTAATATCGCCATCCGAACTCTGACTTGCCGCAACGGCATCTATACCGCTCATGCAGGCGGCGGAATTGTCGCCGATAGCGATGCTCACTCGGAGTACGCCGAAATGATGCTCAAAGCAAAAAATCAACTCCTGGCAGTTGGAGCAACCTTGTGA